The nucleotide sequence CACTGCGTGAGTATCACCCGAAAAGACTTGTCTGCGTGTTCGGATGCGGGGGAAACCGCTCGAAGGACAGACGGTATTCCATGGGCGACAGCGCCGGGAGACTGGCTGATTTTACCATATTGACGGCCGACAATTCCAGATTCGAGAAGACAGGGGATATCATTGCGGATATCCGTTCCTCGATCGAAAAGACAGGCGGTGAGTTCATTGAGATTCCGGACCGGCGGGAAGCGATCGCCTACAGTATGATCCACGCCAGACCCGGAGACATGATAGCGGTCATCGGCAAGGGACACGAGGATTATCAGGAAGTGAACGGCGTCCGCCACCATTTTTCCGACCGGGAAGTGGTGCTGGAGATTGCTGCCGAACTGGAAAAAAATGAATAGCGT is from Anaerotignum faecicola and encodes:
- a CDS encoding UDP-N-acetylmuramoyl-L-alanyl-D-glutamate--2,6-diaminopimelate ligase, whose translation is LREYHPKRLVCVFGCGGNRSKDRRYSMGDSAGRLADFTILTADNSRFEKTGDIIADIRSSIEKTGGEFIEIPDRREAIAYSMIHARPGDMIAVIGKGHEDYQEVNGVRHHFSDREVVLEIAAELEKNE